The genomic region GGCAACCCTCCCCAGCGGATCGTCGAGACGGCTTCCGGCATGCTCAACGCCATCGGTCTTCAGAACATCGGTGTCGAGCGGTTCGTGCGCGACGTCGTGCCGCGGCTCGAGGACGCCGGCGCCACTTTCGCGGCCAACATCTACGGCAAGACGCCCGAGGATTACGAGGCCGTGGCGGCCCGGCTTTCCGAGGTCGACGCCCTTGCCGCCATCGAGGTCAACGCATCCTGCCCCAACGTGAAGGAGGGCGGCATCGCCTTCGGCTCCTCGCCCGAGGGAATCGCCCGCCTGACCGAACGCGTACGGCGCGCGACCCGAAAGCCGCTCTGGGTCAAGCTTAGCCCCAACGTGACCGACGTCGGTGCGATCGCGAAGGCGGCCGAGGAGGCGGGGGCCGACGCCGTGACGCTCATCAACACGCTGGTCGGCCTGGCGGTCGACCACCGGTCGCGCCGGCCGAAGCTGGCCAACGTGACCGGCGGCCTATCCGGGCCCGCCATCAAGCCGGTCGCGCTGCGCATGGTGTGGGAGGTCTGCCGCAAGGTCAAGATTCCCGTCATCGGCATCGGCGGCATCCAGAGCGCCGAGGACGCGCTCGAATTCCTCCTCGTGGGCGCATCCGCCGTCCAGATCGGCACCGCCAACTTCAGGAACCCGCGGGTCGCGGCCGAGGTGGTCGAGGGGATCGAGGCGTTCCTGCGTACGGAGAAGATTGCGTCGGTCGCGGAATATCGGGGGACCCTGCGCCTGCCTTAGCCGTCCCGAAATCGGTGATTGCGTCGCGGGTTGCTCGTGTTATACTCACTTTCGGTATTATTGGAAAGTGGGCCGTCGCCCACTTTTTTTTTCATGCGGAATAAAAATGCAGACATCGATAAGATCATGGCGCTCGCGGCCGAGGTGGCTTCCGAGGATGGCCTGGAAGTGTATGACGTGCGCGTCGAGACCGAGGGGCCCCGCGTTTCGATCCGGGTGTTCCTCGACAAGCCGGCCGGCGGCGTCCAGCTCGGCGAGATCGAATCGTTCAGCCGCCGGTTCGGCGCGCGCCTCGACGTCGAAGATCCCGTCGAAGGGCCGTTCGTCCTCGAGGCGTCTTCACCGGGCGTCAACCGTCCGCTGACCCGCCCCGGGCACTACGCCGCGGCGATCGGGAAGCGGGTCCGGGTCACACTGGTCGAGCCGATCGATGGGGTTCGCAATGCCGTCGGCATCCTCGAAATCGCCGACGCCGAAACGATCGTCATCCGGCGCGAGGCCGGCCCCCTGTCGATCCCCATGCGTCTCGTCCGCAAAGCCAACCTGGAAGCGACCCAGGAAGAACTCTTCGGGAAGGGAAAGAAGAAAAAATGATTCTGGATATCGGTCAGATCATCGCGCAGCTCGGGAAAGAAAAGGGCATCGACAAGCAAGTCATCGTCGATGCCATCAAGGAAGCGCTCGAGAGCGCCGCGCGCAAGAAATACGGTGTCAACAAGGTTCTCGAGGCGACGTTCGACCCCGACACGGGTGAATTCGAGATCCTCGAGTTCCGCACCGTCGTCGCCGAGGTCAACGACGCCGATACCGAGATCTCGCTTGCCGAGGCGGCCGAGCTCGATCCCGAGGCGATCGAGGGCGACAATCTGGGCTTCCGGTTAAGCACCAAGGACCTGGGCCGCATCGCCGCGCAGACCGCGCGCCAGATCATCATGCAGAAGGTCAAGGACGCCGAGCGCGAGGTGATCTACAACGAGTTCATCACCCGCAAGGGCGAGATCATCAACGGCATCGTCCAGCGCTACGAGCGCGACACGCTCGTGGTCGACATGGGAAAGGCCGAGGCGGTCATGCCGCCCTTCGAGCAGATTCCGCGCGAGCGCTACCGCCAGGGCGACCGCATCCGCGCCTACATCAAGGACGTGACCCGCACGCCGCGCGGCCCCGAGATCCTGCTGTCGCGCTCCGATCCGCGCGTCATTCTCAAGCTGTTCGAACAGGAAGTCCCCGAGGTCTACGAAGGCGTCGTGTCGATCCTGAGCGTCGCCCGCGAGCCGGGATTCCGCACCAAGATCGCCGTTCGCTCGAAAGACCGCGACGTCGACCCGGTCGGCGCCTGCGTCGGCATGAAGGGCTCCAGGGTCCAGAGCATCGTGCAGGAGCTTCGGGGCGAGCGGATCGACATCATCGCCTGGGACGAAGATCCCGCCAAGTTCGTCTGCAACGCGCTCCAGCCCGCCGAGATCATCCGCGTGCTGGTCAACGAGGCGGGCAAGTCGATGGAAGTCATCGTCCCCGAGGAGCAGCTGCTGCTCGCGATCGGCAAGAAGGGGCAGAACGTCAAGCTCGCCTCCAAGCTGATAGGGTGGCACATCGAGGTCCGCGCCGAGGGGCAGGTCGACGACGCGCTCAAGCGGGCCGAAGGTCTGTTCGCGCCCAAGAAGCCCGAAGGCGAAGAGCCCGTCGCCGAGCCGCCTGAAGGCGTGCCTTCGACGGATGAACCGTCGACGGAAGATGCGCCTGCAGAACCGGCAACTGAAAATGCGCCTGCCGAGCCGGCAGCGGAAGGCGCGGCCGAGACCGGCGGCGAGACCGACGGTGGGGTCTCCAAAGAGTAGCCACATCCCGCAGCGCACCTGCGTGCAATGCGGGTCGACCGGCGACAAGCGGCTGTTGCTGCGCATCGCCGGCAAGCCGGGGGCCGGTTGGGCGCCCGATCCGGCAGGCAGGAGTCCCGGGCGGGGCATCTACCTGTGCCGGAAGGCCGAGTGCATCGAACGTTTCTCCCGGCGCATCCGCACCGAAAAGGGCGGGGCGCGCTGGAAGATGGGCCGGAGCGGAATCGATCTGGCGGAACGCTTGACCGCCCTTTGGGCGGCGGAAGACGAGAAAGCAGGGGGATTGGATGGAGAAGGTGCGGGTTCGCGATCTGGCCAAGGAACTGGGAATGGAGACCAGCAAGGAGCTCCTCGCATTCCTTGACAAGATCGGCTTCAAGAACAAGTCGGCGTCCAGCAACATCGAAGGCGACCTGACCGAGCGCGTGCGGGCGCATTTCCGGAAACAGTCCGCACCGCCGCCCCCGCAGCAGCCGACCGTCGTGACCAAGTCCGACGGCACGATGGAGCGCCGCTCCTCGCGCGTCGTCCTCCGCCGCGGCCCGGCCACGCCTCCCCCCCAGGAACCTCCCGTCGGCGAAGCCGAGACGACGCCCGCCGAGTCGGCGGATGCTCTCCAGTCCGAGGCCGTCGAAGTTCCGCCGACTGTCGAGACCGCCGCCGAGCGGCCCGCGGCGGTTCCCGCCCCCGAGGTCGTCGAGCCTGAGCCCGTGGCATCCGAGCCGGTGGTCCGGGTCGTCGAGAAGTCGCCCGCCCAGAAGGCCGAAGAGGAACGCAAGGAAAAGGACAAGAAGTGGAAGAAGGTCAAGCCGCACGAGAAGAAGGTCCAGAAAGGCGTCCTCAAGAAGCACATCATCGAGGAGATCGTCGAGGAGGCCGCCCCCGAGGCCCCCGAGGTACCCGAGGCGCCGGAAACGCCTGAAGCGCTCGCCAAGCCTGAAGGTGAAAAGCCCGTCGCGGCGCCCGCCATCGTCCGGCAGTTCCAGCCGATGCGCGCCCAGAAGCGGCGGGGCAAGCCGGGCCGCGAAAAGAAGGTCCCTTCCACGCAGCCGCTTTCCGCTCACAAGCGGGTATTCAAGATCGAAGAGGTCATCACGGTCGGCGACCTGGCGCACCGGATGGGCGTGAAGGCGTCCGACGTCATCAAGAAGCTTCTCGAGATGGGAATGCCCTCGACGCTCAATCAACTGCTCGACGCCGAGACGGCCGGCCTGCTCGCCCAGGAATACGGCTTCACGGTCGAGAACGTGGCGCCCGAGATCGAGAGCATGTTCGACCCGGAAACCGATCCCGAGGAACACCTCGTGCCGAGGCCACCTGTCGTGACCATCATGGGGCATGTCGACCACGGCAAGACTACCCTGCTCGACGCGGTCCGGTCGAGCAACGTCACGGGGTCCGAGGCCGGCGGGATCACCCAGCATATCGGCGCCTACGAGGTCGAGCACGCCGGACGCAAGCTGGTCATCCTCGACACGCCGGGCCATGAGGCGTTCACCGCCATGCGCGCCCGCGGGGCGTCCGTGACCGATATCGTCATCCTGGTCGTCAGCGCCGACGACGGTGTGATGCCGCAGACCATCGAGGCGATCGACCATGCCAAGGCGGCCGGCGTGCCGATCGTCGTGGCGGTCAACAAGATCGACAAGCCGGGGGCGCAGCCCGACCGCATCCGCCAGCAGCTGTCCGATCACGGACTCCAGCCCGAGGAGTGGGGCGGCACCACGCTCTTCGCCAACATCTCCGCCAAGAAGCGGGAGGGCATCGACGCGCTGATCGAGCTGGTGCTGCTGCAGGCCGACGTGCTCGAGCTCAAGGCCAACCCCGACAAGCTCTCGCGCGGCACCGTCATCGAGTCGCGCATCGAAAAAGGCCGCGGCGTGATCGCCACGGTCCTCGTCCAGGACGGGACGCTCAAGGTCGGCGACCCGATCGTCATCGGCTCCAACTACGGGCGCGTCCGGGCGCTGTCCAACTCCCGCGGCAAGCGTCAGGACATCGCGGGCCCCGGCACGCCGGTCGAGATCCAGGGGCTTAACGGCCTGCCCGAGGCGGGCCAGAAGTTCGCCGCGATCAAGGACGAACGCACCGCGCGCCAGATCGCCCTCTACCGCGCCGACAAGGAGCGCGAGAAGGCGGTCGTCCGTCCCCGCATGAGCCTCGAAGACCTGCATCGACGGATCGAGGACGGCGACCTGAAGGAGCTCAATATCATCATCAAGGCCGACGTGCAGGGGTCGATGGAGGCGCTCAAGGTCTCCCTCGAGAAACTTTCCGGCGCCAAGGCCAAGGTCAACATCATCCGCAACGGCGTGGGCGGCATCTCCGAATCCGACGTCATGCTGGCCTCCGCCTCGCAGGCGGTCATTATCGGCTTCAACGTCCGGCCCGAGACCCGGGCCGGCGAGATCGCCGAGCGCGACGGGGTCGACGTCCACCTCTACTCGGTCATCTACGATGTCGTCGACGACATCCGGAAGGCGATGGAAGGGCTACTCTCCCCGACGCTCAAGGAAGTGGTGCAGGGCCGCGTCGAGATCCGCGAGACCTTCCACATTTCCAAAGTCGGGACCATCGCCGGCTGCAAGGTGCTCTCGGGCAAGATCATGCGCACATCCAACGTCCGTTTGCTCCGCGACAATGTCGTCGTCTTCGACGGCAAGCTTGCGTCGCTCAAGCGGTTCAAGGACGACGCGAAGGAAGTGCTCGAAGGGTTCGAGTGCGGCCTGGGCATCGAAGGCTACAACGACCTCCAGGTGGGCGACCAGATCGAGGCGTACACCATCGAGAAGGTTGCCGGGGTTCTCTAGTGCCCGCATGCGGGGCGAAGCGCTAGCCGTGCTGGTTGCCGTGCTGATCGCCGACCTCCGCTTTTTGGACGCGCAGTCGCTGAAGGACAAGCGGCAGCGTCTCTCGAGCGTTGTCGCACGGCTACGCTCCCGGTTTCCGGTCTCCGTGGCCGAGACCGCGTTCCACGACCTGTGGCAGCGGGGACGCATCGGCGTCGCCCTGGCGACCACAGACGCGGGGCTGGCGCAATCGATGATGGACCGCATCCGGAACCAGATCGGAACCGACGGCGAGGTCGAATTGCTCGACAGCCGGGTCGAATTGATCGACATCGAGGAGGGCTCGACGTGAAAGGCCGCGGCGACAGGCCCGTCCGGGTGGGCGAACGAATCCGGGAAGAGCTGTCCATGATCCTCCAGTTCAAGGTCAAGGACCCGGGCGTGGCGCACGTGACCATCACCGAGGTCCGTGTGACGCCCGACCTCAAGCTGGCGCGCGTCAACTATTCCGTGCTTGGCACCGACGACGAGCGCCGGGAGGCGGCCCGGGCGCTCCGCCGCTGCAACGGCTTCCTGCGCGCCGAGGTCGGTCACGCCCTGAACATGCGCTATTCCCCCGAGCTGACCTTCTTCCACGACGACGCATTCAACAAGGTCGCCCGCATCGACCACCTGCTCGATATGGTCGCGAAGGAGGCGGTCCCCGCCCCCGAGTCGCCGAAAGAGGAGGGGAGCGACGATGAATGACATCGAGGCCATCGGCCGCGTCTTCCGCGAGAACGACCGCTTCCTCATCGCCTGCCACGAAAATCCCGAAGGCGACGCCATCGGCTCCGAGCTTGCGCTGGCGCTCGCGCTGCGCCGGATGGGGAAGGTGGCGACGGTGCTCAACGCCGACCCGGTGCCCGCCAACCTCCGATTTCTTCCCGGCGTCGACACCATCATCTTCGAAGACGACGGGACCGACTACCCGGTCTCGGTGATCGTCGATTGCGGCTCCCCCGAGCGCACCGGCCGCGTCGGCTCCGTCCTGTCGCGCAGCCCGCTCCTCGTCAACATCGACCACCACAAGACCAATGGGGCCCATGGCGATCTTCGGCTGATCGACCCGACCGCCGCGGCCACGGGGCTGCTCATCCATCGGCTGCTCGCGGCCATGGGGCAGCCGATCGGGCTCGACGTCGCCCTCAACATCTACGTGTCGGTGTTGACCGACACCGGCTCGTTCCACTATTCGAGCGCGAATCCCGAGGCGTTCCACGTCGCCGGGGAGATGGTGGCGCTGGGCATCGACCCCTGGAAAGTTTCGGAGCATCTCTTCGAGTCTCAGGAAACCGATCGCGTCAGATTGCTGGGCCGCGTGCTCGACTCGCTCGAGCTGTCGCCCTCCGGCCG from Candidatus Deferrimicrobiaceae bacterium harbors:
- a CDS encoding dihydroorotate dehydrogenase; its protein translation is MTAISLPDLSVNLGGGLSIKNPVMTASGTFGYGLEFSPFYDISRLGCLIVKGLSREPVLGNPPQRIVETASGMLNAIGLQNIGVERFVRDVVPRLEDAGATFAANIYGKTPEDYEAVAARLSEVDALAAIEVNASCPNVKEGGIAFGSSPEGIARLTERVRRATRKPLWVKLSPNVTDVGAIAKAAEEAGADAVTLINTLVGLAVDHRSRRPKLANVTGGLSGPAIKPVALRMVWEVCRKVKIPVIGIGGIQSAEDALEFLLVGASAVQIGTANFRNPRVAAEVVEGIEAFLRTEKIASVAEYRGTLRLP
- the rimP gene encoding ribosome maturation factor RimP translates to MALAAEVASEDGLEVYDVRVETEGPRVSIRVFLDKPAGGVQLGEIESFSRRFGARLDVEDPVEGPFVLEASSPGVNRPLTRPGHYAAAIGKRVRVTLVEPIDGVRNAVGILEIADAETIVIRREAGPLSIPMRLVRKANLEATQEELFGKGKKKK
- the nusA gene encoding transcription termination factor NusA produces the protein MILDIGQIIAQLGKEKGIDKQVIVDAIKEALESAARKKYGVNKVLEATFDPDTGEFEILEFRTVVAEVNDADTEISLAEAAELDPEAIEGDNLGFRLSTKDLGRIAAQTARQIIMQKVKDAEREVIYNEFITRKGEIINGIVQRYERDTLVVDMGKAEAVMPPFEQIPRERYRQGDRIRAYIKDVTRTPRGPEILLSRSDPRVILKLFEQEVPEVYEGVVSILSVAREPGFRTKIAVRSKDRDVDPVGACVGMKGSRVQSIVQELRGERIDIIAWDEDPAKFVCNALQPAEIIRVLVNEAGKSMEVIVPEEQLLLAIGKKGQNVKLASKLIGWHIEVRAEGQVDDALKRAEGLFAPKKPEGEEPVAEPPEGVPSTDEPSTEDAPAEPATENAPAEPAAEGAAETGGETDGGVSKE
- the infB gene encoding translation initiation factor IF-2 translates to MEKVRVRDLAKELGMETSKELLAFLDKIGFKNKSASSNIEGDLTERVRAHFRKQSAPPPPQQPTVVTKSDGTMERRSSRVVLRRGPATPPPQEPPVGEAETTPAESADALQSEAVEVPPTVETAAERPAAVPAPEVVEPEPVASEPVVRVVEKSPAQKAEEERKEKDKKWKKVKPHEKKVQKGVLKKHIIEEIVEEAAPEAPEVPEAPETPEALAKPEGEKPVAAPAIVRQFQPMRAQKRRGKPGREKKVPSTQPLSAHKRVFKIEEVITVGDLAHRMGVKASDVIKKLLEMGMPSTLNQLLDAETAGLLAQEYGFTVENVAPEIESMFDPETDPEEHLVPRPPVVTIMGHVDHGKTTLLDAVRSSNVTGSEAGGITQHIGAYEVEHAGRKLVILDTPGHEAFTAMRARGASVTDIVILVVSADDGVMPQTIEAIDHAKAAGVPIVVAVNKIDKPGAQPDRIRQQLSDHGLQPEEWGGTTLFANISAKKREGIDALIELVLLQADVLELKANPDKLSRGTVIESRIEKGRGVIATVLVQDGTLKVGDPIVIGSNYGRVRALSNSRGKRQDIAGPGTPVEIQGLNGLPEAGQKFAAIKDERTARQIALYRADKEREKAVVRPRMSLEDLHRRIEDGDLKELNIIIKADVQGSMEALKVSLEKLSGAKAKVNIIRNGVGGISESDVMLASASQAVIIGFNVRPETRAGEIAERDGVDVHLYSVIYDVVDDIRKAMEGLLSPTLKEVVQGRVEIRETFHISKVGTIAGCKVLSGKIMRTSNVRLLRDNVVVFDGKLASLKRFKDDAKEVLEGFECGLGIEGYNDLQVGDQIEAYTIEKVAGVL
- a CDS encoding DUF503 domain-containing protein, translating into MRGEALAVLVAVLIADLRFLDAQSLKDKRQRLSSVVARLRSRFPVSVAETAFHDLWQRGRIGVALATTDAGLAQSMMDRIRNQIGTDGEVELLDSRVELIDIEEGST
- the rbfA gene encoding 30S ribosome-binding factor RbfA — encoded protein: MKGRGDRPVRVGERIREELSMILQFKVKDPGVAHVTITEVRVTPDLKLARVNYSVLGTDDERREAARALRRCNGFLRAEVGHALNMRYSPELTFFHDDAFNKVARIDHLLDMVAKEAVPAPESPKEEGSDDE
- a CDS encoding bifunctional oligoribonuclease/PAP phosphatase NrnA; its protein translation is MNDIEAIGRVFRENDRFLIACHENPEGDAIGSELALALALRRMGKVATVLNADPVPANLRFLPGVDTIIFEDDGTDYPVSVIVDCGSPERTGRVGSVLSRSPLLVNIDHHKTNGAHGDLRLIDPTAAATGLLIHRLLAAMGQPIGLDVALNIYVSVLTDTGSFHYSSANPEAFHVAGEMVALGIDPWKVSEHLFESQETDRVRLLGRVLDSLELSPSGRFASITTTRQDLADFSASRDFLEGFINYPRSIAGVEVAVSFREEGDGSWRVSFRSKGRVDVAEVSSRFGGGGHRNASGCTVNGTLPEVKGKIFAALESALT